The following are encoded together in the Pedobacter steynii genome:
- the rmuC gene encoding DNA recombination protein RmuC, with protein sequence MEVAIIILLIIILVSLIVLFLKKPASGHQHSALLEIKEEEHQKTLNWFKEEKLRLEDELNDLRNNFILERSKVIKSEETLVAQREKQVEQERYIAELQQRFKLEFENIANKVLEEKTARFTEQNRTNLDIILNPLKENIKAFEEKVDKVYKSESDERNILKGVISQLMDQSKQIQEDANNLTKALKGDSKKQGNWGEVILERVLERSGLIKDREYRIQTSLSSSEGSRMQPDVIIDLPDDKHVIVDSKVSLVAYERLVTADNDEDRDTYIKQHIISIKSHIQGLSGKNYHDLYEINSPDFVLLFIPIESSFGIAVQQDAELFNYAWDRKVVMVSPSTLLATLRTIASIWKQERQNRNVLEIARLSGSMYDKFVGFLTDMESIGRNIRQSQDAYDKALNKLSTGTGNLSSTSEKIKKLGAKATKQIDTKFLDPLLAEEDGL encoded by the coding sequence ATGGAAGTAGCTATAATCATATTATTGATCATAATTTTAGTATCATTAATTGTTTTATTTCTAAAAAAGCCGGCATCAGGTCATCAGCATTCCGCGCTGTTAGAAATAAAAGAAGAAGAACATCAGAAAACATTAAACTGGTTTAAAGAAGAAAAACTACGACTTGAAGATGAGCTGAACGACCTGCGCAATAATTTTATTCTGGAACGCAGTAAAGTGATTAAATCTGAAGAAACCCTTGTTGCACAGCGGGAAAAACAGGTAGAACAGGAAAGATATATTGCTGAACTACAACAGCGTTTCAAATTGGAATTTGAAAATATTGCAAATAAAGTCCTGGAAGAAAAAACTGCCAGGTTTACGGAACAAAACAGAACCAACCTTGATATCATATTAAACCCATTAAAAGAAAATATAAAAGCTTTCGAAGAAAAGGTGGACAAAGTTTATAAATCAGAATCTGATGAACGTAACATTCTTAAAGGTGTAATTTCTCAATTGATGGATCAGAGCAAACAAATTCAGGAAGACGCAAATAACCTGACCAAAGCGCTTAAAGGAGATTCAAAAAAACAAGGCAACTGGGGAGAAGTAATCCTGGAACGTGTACTGGAACGCTCTGGTTTAATTAAAGATAGGGAATACCGGATACAAACCAGTCTGAGCTCTTCAGAGGGCAGCAGGATGCAACCGGATGTTATTATTGACCTTCCGGATGATAAACATGTGATCGTTGATTCTAAGGTCTCTCTGGTAGCATACGAACGCCTGGTTACCGCAGACAATGATGAGGATCGGGATACTTATATTAAACAACACATTATTTCCATTAAAAGCCATATCCAGGGTCTTTCAGGAAAAAACTATCACGATCTTTACGAGATTAATTCTCCGGATTTTGTATTGCTTTTTATCCCTATTGAATCATCTTTTGGTATTGCAGTTCAACAGGATGCAGAACTTTTCAACTATGCATGGGACAGAAAAGTAGTGATGGTAAGCCCTTCTACATTACTGGCGACCTTACGTACCATTGCCAGTATCTGGAAACAGGAAAGACAAAATAGAAATGTGCTGGAGATCGCCCGCTTAAGCGGTAGTATGTATGATAAATTTGTGGGTTTCTTAACGGACATGGAAAGTATTGGCCGAAATATCAGACAAAGTCAGGATGCCTACGATAAAGCTTTGAATAAGCTTTCCACCGGAACAGGAAATCTTTCCAGTACTTCAGAAAAGATCAAAAAATTAGGTGCCAAAGCAACTAAGCAAATTGACACCAAATTTTTAGATCCATTATTGGCCGAAGAAGATGGCCTATAA
- the thiL gene encoding thiamine-phosphate kinase — protein MFENKERTDIAELGEFGLIKHLTENFKIRHESSIKGVGDDAAVLSFKDKEVLISTDLLLEGIHFDLAYVPLMHLGFKAVQVNLSDIYAMNGIATQITVSIGISSKFPLEAVEEIYKGIDLACNKFNIDLIGGDTSTSKQGLVISVTSIGYAEKKDIVYRNGAQEGDLLCVSGDLGGAYVGLQILEREKQIFLENPNIQPDLEGKDYIIERQLKPEGRRDIVDLLAQMEIIPTAMIDVSDGLASEIMHICQQSEKGCTIYEEKIPIDPMTYETARELGLDPTVCALNGGEDYELLFTIKQDDYAKLKNDLDISIIGHITDKNSGCKMISKSSVVHELKAQGWNAFKL, from the coding sequence ATGTTTGAAAATAAAGAGCGTACCGACATTGCAGAACTTGGAGAATTTGGTTTGATAAAACATTTGACCGAAAACTTCAAAATAAGGCATGAAAGCAGTATAAAAGGCGTTGGTGATGATGCTGCGGTATTGAGTTTTAAGGATAAAGAAGTGTTAATTTCTACAGATTTATTGCTGGAAGGAATCCATTTTGACCTGGCTTATGTACCCTTAATGCATTTAGGTTTTAAAGCTGTTCAGGTAAATTTGAGTGATATCTATGCCATGAATGGTATTGCAACTCAAATTACAGTTTCTATAGGGATTTCGAGTAAATTTCCATTGGAAGCTGTTGAAGAAATTTATAAAGGAATAGATCTGGCCTGTAATAAATTCAATATAGACCTGATTGGTGGAGATACTTCTACCAGCAAACAAGGATTGGTGATTAGTGTAACCAGCATTGGTTATGCAGAGAAAAAAGATATTGTCTACAGAAATGGTGCCCAAGAAGGTGATCTTCTTTGTGTTTCCGGTGATTTAGGAGGTGCTTATGTAGGTTTACAGATTCTGGAAAGGGAAAAGCAGATATTCTTGGAAAATCCCAATATTCAACCTGATCTGGAGGGAAAGGATTACATCATTGAGCGTCAATTGAAACCTGAAGGCAGGAGAGATATCGTGGATTTACTGGCTCAGATGGAAATTATTCCTACTGCGATGATTGATGTTTCAGATGGTTTAGCCTCTGAGATCATGCACATTTGTCAGCAATCAGAAAAAGGATGCACCATTTATGAGGAAAAAATCCCAATTGACCCGATGACTTATGAAACTGCACGTGAATTGGGATTAGACCCAACTGTTTGTGCGCTAAATGGCGGTGAAGATTATGAATTGCTGTTTACCATTAAACAGGATGATTATGCTAAATTAAAAAATGACCTGGATATCAGCATTATCGGACATATCACTGATAAAAACTCAGGTTGTAAAATGATTTCCAAATCCAGTGTTGTTCATGAACTGAAAGCACAGGGATGGAATGCATTTAAATTATAG
- the nadA gene encoding quinolinate synthase NadA — MDTLEELNRKGFVDEKIDPTLDLFLEIEKLKKEKKAIVLAHYYQDPDIQDIADYIGDSLGLSQEAARTDAEVIVFAGVHFMAETAKILSPDKKVLLPDFKAGCSLADSCPPHLFRKFKEKYPDHVVITYVNCTAELKALSDIVCTSTNAVQIVESLPKDTKIIFGPDKNLGAWVAKKTGRDLVLWNGACMVHEIFSREKITKLKERHPNAKFIAHPECEEAVLQMADYIGSTTGLLKYSINSDAQEFIVATESGIIHQMEKANPTKTFIPAPPNNSCACNECPYMKRNTLEKLYLCLKNGSPEVTVPADIIVQARKPIERMLEISAALGL, encoded by the coding sequence ATGGATACCTTAGAGGAATTAAATAGAAAAGGTTTTGTTGATGAAAAGATCGATCCGACACTTGATCTTTTTCTGGAAATCGAAAAATTAAAAAAAGAAAAAAAAGCAATTGTACTTGCGCATTACTATCAAGATCCTGATATTCAGGATATTGCGGATTACATTGGGGATAGTTTAGGGCTTTCACAAGAGGCAGCCAGGACTGATGCTGAGGTGATTGTGTTTGCCGGAGTACATTTTATGGCAGAGACGGCAAAAATTCTTTCTCCGGATAAAAAAGTGTTGCTTCCGGATTTCAAAGCGGGCTGTTCTCTAGCTGATAGTTGTCCGCCACATTTGTTCAGGAAGTTTAAAGAAAAATATCCTGATCATGTAGTGATCACTTATGTAAATTGTACTGCTGAACTGAAAGCCTTAAGTGACATTGTTTGTACCTCTACCAATGCGGTACAGATCGTAGAAAGTCTTCCGAAGGATACCAAGATCATTTTTGGTCCTGATAAAAATTTAGGGGCCTGGGTGGCTAAAAAAACAGGGAGAGATTTAGTCCTGTGGAATGGAGCTTGTATGGTTCATGAAATCTTTTCAAGAGAGAAGATTACAAAATTGAAAGAGCGTCATCCAAATGCTAAATTTATTGCTCATCCGGAGTGTGAAGAAGCTGTATTACAGATGGCAGATTACATTGGATCAACTACGGGATTATTGAAATATAGCATCAATAGTGACGCTCAGGAATTTATTGTGGCAACGGAAAGCGGGATTATTCATCAAATGGAGAAAGCAAACCCAACTAAAACTTTTATTCCTGCTCCACCAAATAACAGTTGTGCTTGTAATGAGTGCCCATATATGAAAAGAAATACCTTGGAGAAGTTGTATTTATGCTTAAAAAATGGTTCTCCTGAAGTAACTGTCCCTGCGGATATTATTGTTCAGGCAAGAAAACCGATTGAAAGAATGTTGGAGATTTCAGCAGCATTAGGTTTGTAA